A region from the Brassica napus cultivar Da-Ae chromosome C8, Da-Ae, whole genome shotgun sequence genome encodes:
- the LOC106421599 gene encoding transcription initiation factor TFIID subunit 1-like isoform X1 — MAESNGSHNESSSDDEEEYDDSNRGFNLGFIFGNVDNSGDLDADYLDEDAKEHLSALADKLGSSLPDINLLAKSDRTSDPAEQDYDRKAEDAVDYEDIDEQYDGPEVQVVSEEDHLLPKKEYFSTPVALGSLSSRASVFDDDDYDEEEEGQEEEHALVEKALETEESEPVVAKEDKTLEYEKEARIFESEDHMDTNGAQEEEVDELLEGALDEKGATALPTLYMEDGMVILQFSEIFAIHEPPQKRDKRENRYASYNRDKYKSMDISELVEDDEEILLKSHGGIDADANQADLIQLDIPFPMSEGLQLVKSGTIGGITPESREFSKLGRDSCIMGELLKPDVIEDDSSLCQSQLSMEVFPLYQHEWEHQILWENSPETSDNSGDSFESRLESLGMLVQGTNSETEQESLNVMTSREQAQAEKNMLVSFSANLLESFGSRGSHSGSESTNNRRHHPQLLRLESKSDEDHLSENDITGLENMKRPESKSRFSKLALQERDMGDEAWLDRIIWESDKELSRSQLIFDLQDEQMVFEILDNEETKNLQLHAGAMIVSRSSKFNDESLQEGCESNSGWQFNISNDKFYMNGKSSQQLQANTNKSGVHSLRVFHSAPAIKLQTMKNRLSNKDIANFHRPKAVWYPHDNELAIKQQGKLPSRGGSMKIVIKSLGGKGSKLHVGIEESVSSLKAKASKKLDFKETEAVKMFYMGKELEDENSLAVQNVQPNSLVHLVRTKVHLWPLAQKLPGENKALRPPGAFKRKADLSTKDGHVFLLEYCEERPLMLSNAGMGANLCTYYQKSSSEDQRGNLLRNQSDTLGNVMILEPGDKSPFLGEIQPGCCQSSVETNMYKAPVFPHRLQSTDYLLVRSPKGKLSLRRIDKIAVVGQQEPRMEVMSPGSKNLQTYLVNRMLVYVYREFMKSHSIAADELSFLFSNLTDAVVRRNMKLCAGLKRDKNGQPCWYKRPDFQVPPENELKKLVAPEHVCSYESMLAGLYRLKHLGITRFTLPASISAALTQLPDEAIALAAASHIERELQITPWNLSSNFVACTNQDRANIERLEITGVGDPSGRGLGFSFVKAAPKAPAAAGHMKKKAAAGRGAPTVTGTDADLRRLSMEAAREVLIKFNVPDEIIAKQTRWHRIAMIRKLSSEQAASGVKVDPTTIGKYARGQRMSFLQMQQQAREKCQEIWDKQLSSLSAYDGDENESENEANSDLDSFAGDLENLLDAEEGGEGEESNMSKNDKLDGVKGLKMRRRPSQVETDEEIEDEATEYAELCRLLMQDEDQKKKKKKIKAVGEGMGSFPPPRPSIGFQIAEPVRKATFIDENPIATQPDASFLVNESTIRDTRNWQVDSPIIKTPKGKQVKDNGNSLGPLKKVKILNENLKVFKEKKSARENFVCGACGQYGHMRTNKHCPRYRENTDPQPEGVDMEKSVGKPSTSELSGQAKIKPIKSTKAAPKSAIKVTVDATPKGDSSTYKTGGLPLKFRYGIPAGAMSDTPGLEAPGSSEQAAVSDIDTGTKTTSKISKLKISSKAKPKESNVESDRPLPTYSRERGESESHKPCVSGNQAASSRHTISILQPSSSMDRDQAESRRPHLVIRPPTEREQPQKKLVIKRSKEITDHDMSSLEESPRFESRKTKRMAELTGFQRQQSFRVAENSLERRPKEDRVWWEEEEISRRRDYDDMNVTEEPNEIAEIRRYEEVLRSEREEEERQKAKNKKKKKKMQPELVEGYLEDYPPRRNNNDRRGRNVRSRYVSDFEVNGADYAPQPKRRKKGEVGLANILETIVDTLRLKEEVSGLFLKPVSKKDAPDYFDIVKRPMDLSTIRDKVRKIEYRNREQFRHDVWQIQLNAHLYNNNGRNPGIPPLADQLLEICDYLLEDYGDQLAEAEKGIDR; from the exons ATGGCTGAATCCAACGGGTCCCATAACGAGTCTTCGTCAG ATGACGAGGAGGAATATGATGACAGCAACAGGGGTTTTAACCTGGGCTTTATCTTTGGAAATGTTGATAACTCTGGCGACTTGGATGCTGATTACCTTGATGAG GACGCCAAAGAACATCTTTCTGCATTGGCAGATAAGCTGGGTTCATCTCTACCAGATATTAAT TTATTGGCAAAATCTGATCGTACAAGTGATCCAGCTGAGCAAG ATTATGATAGAAAAGCTGAGGATGCTGTTGATTATGAGGATATTGATGAACAGTATGATGGGCCCGAAGTTCAAGTAGTTAGTGAGGAAGATCATCTGCTGCCCAAAAAGGAATATTTTTCCACTCCAGTTGCTTTGGGTAGTCTAAGTTCTAGAGCATCTgtgtttgatgatgatgattatgatgaggaagaagaaggacaaGAGGAGGAGCATGCCCTAGTTGAAAAAGCTCTTGAGACTGAAGAGAGCGAACCAG TTGTCGCCAAGGAAGACAAGACCTTGGAGTATGAAAAGGAGGCTAGAATCTTTGAAAGCGAGGATCATATGGACACAAACGGTGCCCAGGAG GAGGAGGTTGATGAGTTATTGGAAGGTGCATTGGATGAGAAAGGCGCCACCGCATTGCCTACTTTATATATGGAAGATGGTATGGTCATATTACAATTCTCCGAGATATTTGCTATCCATGAGCCACCACAGAAACGGGACAAGAGAGAAAATAGATATGCTTCGTATAATAGAG ATAAATACAAATCAATGGATATCTCTGAGCttgttgaagatgatgaggagatACTCCTGAAGAGCCATGGTGGGATCGATGCTGATGCAAACCAAGCTGATTTGATTCAGCTAGATATTCCCTTTCCAATGAGCGAGGGCTTACAGCTGGTAAAATCTGGCACAATTGGAGGTATCACACCTGAATCAAGAGAATTCTCCAAGCTAGGAAGGGATTCATGTATCATGGGTGAACTGTTAAAGCCGGACGTAATAGAAGACGATTCCTCTCTGTGCCAGTCTCAGTTATCAATGGAAGTTTTTCCTCTCTACCAGCATGAGTGGGAACATCAAATTCTTTGGGAAAATTCTCCTGAAACTAGTGATAATTCTGGGGATAGCTTCGAATCTAGACTTGAGTCACTGGGTATGCTGGTTCAAGGAACAAATTCAGAGACTGAACAAGAAAGCTTGAATGTGATGACCTCTAGAGAGCAAGCTCAAGCTGAAAAGAATATGCTTGTGTCTTTTTCTGCCAATCTATTGGAGTCTTTTGGCTCACGAGGTTCCCACTCTGGAAGCGAGTCCACTAACAATCGTCGACATCATCCACAACTGCTAAGGCTAGAATCCAAGTCGGATGAGGATCATCTTAGTGAAAACGACATTACTGGATTGGAGAATATGAAGCGACCTGAAAGCAAATCTCGCTTCAGCAAACTTGCTTTGCAAGAGAGGGATATGGGGGATGAGGCATGGTTAGATCGTATAATATGGGAATCAGATAAAGAGTTGAGCAGGTCTCAACTAATTTTTGATCTTCAAGATGAGCAAATGGTCTTCGAAATTTTGGATAACGAGGAAACCAAAAATCTTCAACTTCATGCTGGAGCTATGATTGTATCCCGGTCTTCAAAATTCAATGATGAAAGCCTTCAGGAAGGCTGTGAATCAAACTCTGGCTGGcaatttaatatttctaatGACAAATTCTATATGAACGGGAAAAGCTCTCAGCAGCTGCAAGCAAACACTAATAAATCCGGTGTTCATAGTTTGAGAGTTTTTCATTCGGCACCAGCAATTAAATTGCAGACAATGAAGAACAGATTGAGCAA TAAAGACATAGCAAATTTTCACCGGCCCAAAGCTGTGTGGTATCCACATGACAATGAGCTAGCCATCAAGCAGCAAGGAAAGTTACCCTCCCGAGGAGGATCCATGAAAATTGTAATCAAGAGCCTGGGGGGTAAAGGAAGCAAGCTACACGTTGGAATAGAGGAATCTGTCTCTTCGTTAAAAGCGAAGGCTTCTAAAAAGctag ATTTTAAGGAAACTGAAGCAGTCAAAATGTTTTATATGGGAAAGGAACTTGAGGATGAAAACTCTCTTGCTGTACAAAATGTTCAACCAAATTCTTTGGTACATCTTGTGCGTACCAAAGTACATCTGTGGCCATTGGCACAAAAGCTGCCTGGCGAAAATAAAGCTTTGAGACCTCCTGGGGCATTCAAGAGGAAGGCTGATTTATCTACTAAAGATGGCCATGTTTTTTTGTTGGA GTATTGCGAGGAGAGGCCGTTGATGCTCAGCAATGCAGGAATGGGTGCAAATTTGTGTACATATTATCAGAAGTCATCCTCAGAGGATCAACGTGGGAACTTGTTGCGCAATCAAAGTGACACCTTAGGGAATGTGATGATTCTGGAACCTGGAGACAAATCCCCTTTCCTTGGGGAGATACAGCCTGGTTGCTGTCAGTCATCTGTTGAAACAAACATGTATAAAGCACCTGTTTTTCCGCATAGATTGCAGTCAACAGATTATTTGCTGGTCCGGTCTCCAAAAGGGAAGCTCTCTCTAAGGCGTATTGACAAGATAGCTGTTGTCGGACAACAG GAACCTCGCATGGAAGTAATGTCTCCTGGATCAAAGAATCTACAGACTTATTTGGTGAACAGGATGTTGGTTTATGTGTACCGGGAGTTTATGAAGAGCCACTCAATTGCTGCAGATGAGCTGtcctttttattttctaacttaACAGATGCAGTTGTCAGAAGGAACATGAAACTTTGTGCCGGTTTGAAG AGGGATAAAAATGGCCAGCCTTGTTGGTACAAGAGACCTGATTTTCAAGTTCCACCTGAGAATGAACTTAAAAAGCTGGTGGCACCAGAGCAT GTGTGTTCCTACGAGAGTATGTTAGCTGGGCTGTACCGGCTCAAACATTTAGGGATCACCCGGTTTACATTACCTGCCAGCATATCAGCTGCATTGACTCAGCTCCCAGACGAAGCTATTGCTCTCGCCGCTGCATCACATATTGAGAGGGAGTTGCAGATAACGCCATGGAATCTGAGCAGTAATTTTGTTGCTTGTACAAATCAG GATAGAGCAAATATAGAGCGTTTGGAAATTACTGGGGTTGGCGATCCATCTGGACGGGGTCTAGGATTCAGCTTTGTCAAAGCTGCACCAAAAGCACCAGCTGCGGCCGGGCATATGAAGAAAAAGGCAGCAGCTGGTCGTGGAGCCCCAACTGTCACTGGTACAGATGCTGATCTTCGCAGATTAAGCATGGAAGCAGCTCGAGAG GTTCTTATCAAATTCAATGTTCCTGATGAGATAATTGCTAAGCAAACTCGATGGCACCGTATAGCTATGATACGGAAGCTATCAAGTGAGCAGGCGGCATCTGGTGTTAAGGTTGACCCTACAACTATAGGCAAGTATGCCCGTGGGCAGAGAATGTCTTTCCTGCAGATGCAACAGCAGGCTCGAGAAAAGTGTCAGGAGATTTGGGATAAGCAACTTTCTTCCCTTTCTGCTTATGATGGTGATGAGAATGAAAGTGAAAATGAGGCCAACAGTGATTTGGACTCCTTTGCCGGAGATCTGGAAAACCTGCTTGATGCTGAGGAAGGTGGGGAGGGGGAAGAATCTAACATGTCTAAGAATGACAAGTTGGACGGAGTTAAGGGTCTCAAGATGAGACGAAGGCCATCTCAAGTTGAGACTGACGAAGAAATTGAAGATGAAGCTACTGAATATGCGGAGTTATGCAGATTACTGATGCAAG ATGAGgaccagaagaagaaaaagaagaagatcaaagcTGTGGGAGAAGGAATGGGGTCCTTTCCTCCTCCACGTCCCAGTATAGGTTTTCAAATTGCAGAGCCTGTAAGAAAGGCCACTTTCATTGACGAGAATCCTATCGCCACCCAACCTGATGCATCTTTCTTAGTAAATGAGAGCACCATCAGAGACACCAGAAAT TGGCAGGTTGATAGCCCTATTATTAAGACCCCCAAAGGTAAACAGGTTAAAGACAATGGCAATTCTTTGGGCCCGCTTAAGAAAGTCAAAATACTTAACGAAAATCTAAAG GTATTCAAGGAAAAGAAATCGGCCAGAGAGAATTTTGTTTGTGGAGCCTGTGGTCAG TATGGGCACATGAGAACCAATAAACACTGCCCAAGATACAGAGAAAATACAGATCCACAACCCGAAGGTGTAGATATGGAGAAGTCCGTGGGAAAACCGAGTACTTCAGAACTATCAGGTCAGGCCAAGATTAAACCTATCAAGAGCACCAAGGCTGCGCCGAAAAGTGCAATAAAAGTCACCGTAGATGCAACTCCCAAGGGAGATAGTTCCACTTACAAAACTGGGGGTCTCCCTCTGAAGTTTAGATATGGTATCCCTGCTGGAGCGATGTCAGATACACCTGGTTTAGAAGCTCCAGGAAGTTCTGAGCAAGCAGCAGTGTCGGACATAGACACTGGGACCAAGACCACATCTAAGATCAGCAAACTCAAGATTTCAAGCAAGGCAAAACCTAAAGAATCGAATGTTGAATCTGACAGACCTTTGCCTACATATAGCAGAGAGAGAGGGGAGAGCGAATCTCACAAGCCTTGCGTCTCTGGAAATCAAGCTGCCTCAAGCAGGCACACTATATCTATTCTGCAGCCATCTTCAAGCATGGATAGAGATCAAGCTGAATCTCGTAGGCCTCACCTGGTGATACGACCGCCTACAGAAAGAGAGCAGCCTCAGAAGAAACTTGTAATAAAACGTTCGAAAGAGATAACTGATCATGACATGAGTAGTCTTGAAGAGAGTCCACGGTTCGAGTCCcggaaaacaaaaagaatggcAGAACTGACGGGTTTTCAGAGGCAGCAGAGCTTCAGAGTAGCAGAGAACTCTCTAGAGCGGAGACCAAAAGAAGACAGAGTGTGGTGGGAAGAAGAGGAGATAAGCAGGAGAAGAGATTATGATGATATGAATGTAACAGAAGAACCCAACGAGATAGCTGAGATCAGGAGATACGAAGAGGTACTACGGAGTGAGAGGGAGGAAGAGGAACGACAAAAAGCgaagaataaaaagaagaaaaagaagatgcaACCCGAACTAGTAGAAGGGTATCTAGAAGATTATCCTCCTCGAAGAAACAACAACGATAGAAGAGGCCGGAACGTTAGAAGCCGGTATGTGTCCGACTTTGAAGTGAATGGTGCGGATTATGCACCTCAACCTAAAAGACGCAAAAAAGGAGAG GTTGGGCTAGCAAACATCTTGGAAACCATTGTGGACACACTAAGACTCAAAGAAGAAGTGTCAGGGCTCTTCTTGAAACCGGTTTCGAAGAAGGATGCTCCAGACTATTTTGATATAGTGAAACGCCCGATGGATCTGTCGACAATCAGGGATAAGGTACGGAAGATAGAGTACAGAAACCGCGAGCAGTTTAGACACGATGTGTGGCAGATCCAGCTCAATGCTCATCTTTATAACAACAATGGGCGTAACCCAGGGATACCGCCTTTGGCAGATCAGTTGCTGGAGATTTGTGATTACTTGTTAGAAGATTATGGAGATCAGTTAGCAGAAGCAGAGAAAGGTATTGATAGATAG
- the LOC106421599 gene encoding transcription initiation factor TFIID subunit 1-like isoform X2, translated as MDTNGAQEEEVDELLEGALDEKGATALPTLYMEDGMVILQFSEIFAIHEPPQKRDKRENRYASYNRDKYKSMDISELVEDDEEILLKSHGGIDADANQADLIQLDIPFPMSEGLQLVKSGTIGGITPESREFSKLGRDSCIMGELLKPDVIEDDSSLCQSQLSMEVFPLYQHEWEHQILWENSPETSDNSGDSFESRLESLGMLVQGTNSETEQESLNVMTSREQAQAEKNMLVSFSANLLESFGSRGSHSGSESTNNRRHHPQLLRLESKSDEDHLSENDITGLENMKRPESKSRFSKLALQERDMGDEAWLDRIIWESDKELSRSQLIFDLQDEQMVFEILDNEETKNLQLHAGAMIVSRSSKFNDESLQEGCESNSGWQFNISNDKFYMNGKSSQQLQANTNKSGVHSLRVFHSAPAIKLQTMKNRLSNKDIANFHRPKAVWYPHDNELAIKQQGKLPSRGGSMKIVIKSLGGKGSKLHVGIEESVSSLKAKASKKLDFKETEAVKMFYMGKELEDENSLAVQNVQPNSLVHLVRTKVHLWPLAQKLPGENKALRPPGAFKRKADLSTKDGHVFLLEYCEERPLMLSNAGMGANLCTYYQKSSSEDQRGNLLRNQSDTLGNVMILEPGDKSPFLGEIQPGCCQSSVETNMYKAPVFPHRLQSTDYLLVRSPKGKLSLRRIDKIAVVGQQEPRMEVMSPGSKNLQTYLVNRMLVYVYREFMKSHSIAADELSFLFSNLTDAVVRRNMKLCAGLKRDKNGQPCWYKRPDFQVPPENELKKLVAPEHVCSYESMLAGLYRLKHLGITRFTLPASISAALTQLPDEAIALAAASHIERELQITPWNLSSNFVACTNQDRANIERLEITGVGDPSGRGLGFSFVKAAPKAPAAAGHMKKKAAAGRGAPTVTGTDADLRRLSMEAAREVLIKFNVPDEIIAKQTRWHRIAMIRKLSSEQAASGVKVDPTTIGKYARGQRMSFLQMQQQAREKCQEIWDKQLSSLSAYDGDENESENEANSDLDSFAGDLENLLDAEEGGEGEESNMSKNDKLDGVKGLKMRRRPSQVETDEEIEDEATEYAELCRLLMQDEDQKKKKKKIKAVGEGMGSFPPPRPSIGFQIAEPVRKATFIDENPIATQPDASFLVNESTIRDTRNWQVDSPIIKTPKGKQVKDNGNSLGPLKKVKILNENLKVFKEKKSARENFVCGACGQYGHMRTNKHCPRYRENTDPQPEGVDMEKSVGKPSTSELSGQAKIKPIKSTKAAPKSAIKVTVDATPKGDSSTYKTGGLPLKFRYGIPAGAMSDTPGLEAPGSSEQAAVSDIDTGTKTTSKISKLKISSKAKPKESNVESDRPLPTYSRERGESESHKPCVSGNQAASSRHTISILQPSSSMDRDQAESRRPHLVIRPPTEREQPQKKLVIKRSKEITDHDMSSLEESPRFESRKTKRMAELTGFQRQQSFRVAENSLERRPKEDRVWWEEEEISRRRDYDDMNVTEEPNEIAEIRRYEEVLRSEREEEERQKAKNKKKKKKMQPELVEGYLEDYPPRRNNNDRRGRNVRSRYVSDFEVNGADYAPQPKRRKKGEVGLANILETIVDTLRLKEEVSGLFLKPVSKKDAPDYFDIVKRPMDLSTIRDKVRKIEYRNREQFRHDVWQIQLNAHLYNNNGRNPGIPPLADQLLEICDYLLEDYGDQLAEAEKGIDR; from the exons ATGGACACAAACGGTGCCCAGGAG GAGGAGGTTGATGAGTTATTGGAAGGTGCATTGGATGAGAAAGGCGCCACCGCATTGCCTACTTTATATATGGAAGATGGTATGGTCATATTACAATTCTCCGAGATATTTGCTATCCATGAGCCACCACAGAAACGGGACAAGAGAGAAAATAGATATGCTTCGTATAATAGAG ATAAATACAAATCAATGGATATCTCTGAGCttgttgaagatgatgaggagatACTCCTGAAGAGCCATGGTGGGATCGATGCTGATGCAAACCAAGCTGATTTGATTCAGCTAGATATTCCCTTTCCAATGAGCGAGGGCTTACAGCTGGTAAAATCTGGCACAATTGGAGGTATCACACCTGAATCAAGAGAATTCTCCAAGCTAGGAAGGGATTCATGTATCATGGGTGAACTGTTAAAGCCGGACGTAATAGAAGACGATTCCTCTCTGTGCCAGTCTCAGTTATCAATGGAAGTTTTTCCTCTCTACCAGCATGAGTGGGAACATCAAATTCTTTGGGAAAATTCTCCTGAAACTAGTGATAATTCTGGGGATAGCTTCGAATCTAGACTTGAGTCACTGGGTATGCTGGTTCAAGGAACAAATTCAGAGACTGAACAAGAAAGCTTGAATGTGATGACCTCTAGAGAGCAAGCTCAAGCTGAAAAGAATATGCTTGTGTCTTTTTCTGCCAATCTATTGGAGTCTTTTGGCTCACGAGGTTCCCACTCTGGAAGCGAGTCCACTAACAATCGTCGACATCATCCACAACTGCTAAGGCTAGAATCCAAGTCGGATGAGGATCATCTTAGTGAAAACGACATTACTGGATTGGAGAATATGAAGCGACCTGAAAGCAAATCTCGCTTCAGCAAACTTGCTTTGCAAGAGAGGGATATGGGGGATGAGGCATGGTTAGATCGTATAATATGGGAATCAGATAAAGAGTTGAGCAGGTCTCAACTAATTTTTGATCTTCAAGATGAGCAAATGGTCTTCGAAATTTTGGATAACGAGGAAACCAAAAATCTTCAACTTCATGCTGGAGCTATGATTGTATCCCGGTCTTCAAAATTCAATGATGAAAGCCTTCAGGAAGGCTGTGAATCAAACTCTGGCTGGcaatttaatatttctaatGACAAATTCTATATGAACGGGAAAAGCTCTCAGCAGCTGCAAGCAAACACTAATAAATCCGGTGTTCATAGTTTGAGAGTTTTTCATTCGGCACCAGCAATTAAATTGCAGACAATGAAGAACAGATTGAGCAA TAAAGACATAGCAAATTTTCACCGGCCCAAAGCTGTGTGGTATCCACATGACAATGAGCTAGCCATCAAGCAGCAAGGAAAGTTACCCTCCCGAGGAGGATCCATGAAAATTGTAATCAAGAGCCTGGGGGGTAAAGGAAGCAAGCTACACGTTGGAATAGAGGAATCTGTCTCTTCGTTAAAAGCGAAGGCTTCTAAAAAGctag ATTTTAAGGAAACTGAAGCAGTCAAAATGTTTTATATGGGAAAGGAACTTGAGGATGAAAACTCTCTTGCTGTACAAAATGTTCAACCAAATTCTTTGGTACATCTTGTGCGTACCAAAGTACATCTGTGGCCATTGGCACAAAAGCTGCCTGGCGAAAATAAAGCTTTGAGACCTCCTGGGGCATTCAAGAGGAAGGCTGATTTATCTACTAAAGATGGCCATGTTTTTTTGTTGGA GTATTGCGAGGAGAGGCCGTTGATGCTCAGCAATGCAGGAATGGGTGCAAATTTGTGTACATATTATCAGAAGTCATCCTCAGAGGATCAACGTGGGAACTTGTTGCGCAATCAAAGTGACACCTTAGGGAATGTGATGATTCTGGAACCTGGAGACAAATCCCCTTTCCTTGGGGAGATACAGCCTGGTTGCTGTCAGTCATCTGTTGAAACAAACATGTATAAAGCACCTGTTTTTCCGCATAGATTGCAGTCAACAGATTATTTGCTGGTCCGGTCTCCAAAAGGGAAGCTCTCTCTAAGGCGTATTGACAAGATAGCTGTTGTCGGACAACAG GAACCTCGCATGGAAGTAATGTCTCCTGGATCAAAGAATCTACAGACTTATTTGGTGAACAGGATGTTGGTTTATGTGTACCGGGAGTTTATGAAGAGCCACTCAATTGCTGCAGATGAGCTGtcctttttattttctaacttaACAGATGCAGTTGTCAGAAGGAACATGAAACTTTGTGCCGGTTTGAAG AGGGATAAAAATGGCCAGCCTTGTTGGTACAAGAGACCTGATTTTCAAGTTCCACCTGAGAATGAACTTAAAAAGCTGGTGGCACCAGAGCAT GTGTGTTCCTACGAGAGTATGTTAGCTGGGCTGTACCGGCTCAAACATTTAGGGATCACCCGGTTTACATTACCTGCCAGCATATCAGCTGCATTGACTCAGCTCCCAGACGAAGCTATTGCTCTCGCCGCTGCATCACATATTGAGAGGGAGTTGCAGATAACGCCATGGAATCTGAGCAGTAATTTTGTTGCTTGTACAAATCAG GATAGAGCAAATATAGAGCGTTTGGAAATTACTGGGGTTGGCGATCCATCTGGACGGGGTCTAGGATTCAGCTTTGTCAAAGCTGCACCAAAAGCACCAGCTGCGGCCGGGCATATGAAGAAAAAGGCAGCAGCTGGTCGTGGAGCCCCAACTGTCACTGGTACAGATGCTGATCTTCGCAGATTAAGCATGGAAGCAGCTCGAGAG GTTCTTATCAAATTCAATGTTCCTGATGAGATAATTGCTAAGCAAACTCGATGGCACCGTATAGCTATGATACGGAAGCTATCAAGTGAGCAGGCGGCATCTGGTGTTAAGGTTGACCCTACAACTATAGGCAAGTATGCCCGTGGGCAGAGAATGTCTTTCCTGCAGATGCAACAGCAGGCTCGAGAAAAGTGTCAGGAGATTTGGGATAAGCAACTTTCTTCCCTTTCTGCTTATGATGGTGATGAGAATGAAAGTGAAAATGAGGCCAACAGTGATTTGGACTCCTTTGCCGGAGATCTGGAAAACCTGCTTGATGCTGAGGAAGGTGGGGAGGGGGAAGAATCTAACATGTCTAAGAATGACAAGTTGGACGGAGTTAAGGGTCTCAAGATGAGACGAAGGCCATCTCAAGTTGAGACTGACGAAGAAATTGAAGATGAAGCTACTGAATATGCGGAGTTATGCAGATTACTGATGCAAG ATGAGgaccagaagaagaaaaagaagaagatcaaagcTGTGGGAGAAGGAATGGGGTCCTTTCCTCCTCCACGTCCCAGTATAGGTTTTCAAATTGCAGAGCCTGTAAGAAAGGCCACTTTCATTGACGAGAATCCTATCGCCACCCAACCTGATGCATCTTTCTTAGTAAATGAGAGCACCATCAGAGACACCAGAAAT TGGCAGGTTGATAGCCCTATTATTAAGACCCCCAAAGGTAAACAGGTTAAAGACAATGGCAATTCTTTGGGCCCGCTTAAGAAAGTCAAAATACTTAACGAAAATCTAAAG GTATTCAAGGAAAAGAAATCGGCCAGAGAGAATTTTGTTTGTGGAGCCTGTGGTCAG TATGGGCACATGAGAACCAATAAACACTGCCCAAGATACAGAGAAAATACAGATCCACAACCCGAAGGTGTAGATATGGAGAAGTCCGTGGGAAAACCGAGTACTTCAGAACTATCAGGTCAGGCCAAGATTAAACCTATCAAGAGCACCAAGGCTGCGCCGAAAAGTGCAATAAAAGTCACCGTAGATGCAACTCCCAAGGGAGATAGTTCCACTTACAAAACTGGGGGTCTCCCTCTGAAGTTTAGATATGGTATCCCTGCTGGAGCGATGTCAGATACACCTGGTTTAGAAGCTCCAGGAAGTTCTGAGCAAGCAGCAGTGTCGGACATAGACACTGGGACCAAGACCACATCTAAGATCAGCAAACTCAAGATTTCAAGCAAGGCAAAACCTAAAGAATCGAATGTTGAATCTGACAGACCTTTGCCTACATATAGCAGAGAGAGAGGGGAGAGCGAATCTCACAAGCCTTGCGTCTCTGGAAATCAAGCTGCCTCAAGCAGGCACACTATATCTATTCTGCAGCCATCTTCAAGCATGGATAGAGATCAAGCTGAATCTCGTAGGCCTCACCTGGTGATACGACCGCCTACAGAAAGAGAGCAGCCTCAGAAGAAACTTGTAATAAAACGTTCGAAAGAGATAACTGATCATGACATGAGTAGTCTTGAAGAGAGTCCACGGTTCGAGTCCcggaaaacaaaaagaatggcAGAACTGACGGGTTTTCAGAGGCAGCAGAGCTTCAGAGTAGCAGAGAACTCTCTAGAGCGGAGACCAAAAGAAGACAGAGTGTGGTGGGAAGAAGAGGAGATAAGCAGGAGAAGAGATTATGATGATATGAATGTAACAGAAGAACCCAACGAGATAGCTGAGATCAGGAGATACGAAGAGGTACTACGGAGTGAGAGGGAGGAAGAGGAACGACAAAAAGCgaagaataaaaagaagaaaaagaagatgcaACCCGAACTAGTAGAAGGGTATCTAGAAGATTATCCTCCTCGAAGAAACAACAACGATAGAAGAGGCCGGAACGTTAGAAGCCGGTATGTGTCCGACTTTGAAGTGAATGGTGCGGATTATGCACCTCAACCTAAAAGACGCAAAAAAGGAGAG GTTGGGCTAGCAAACATCTTGGAAACCATTGTGGACACACTAAGACTCAAAGAAGAAGTGTCAGGGCTCTTCTTGAAACCGGTTTCGAAGAAGGATGCTCCAGACTATTTTGATATAGTGAAACGCCCGATGGATCTGTCGACAATCAGGGATAAGGTACGGAAGATAGAGTACAGAAACCGCGAGCAGTTTAGACACGATGTGTGGCAGATCCAGCTCAATGCTCATCTTTATAACAACAATGGGCGTAACCCAGGGATACCGCCTTTGGCAGATCAGTTGCTGGAGATTTGTGATTACTTGTTAGAAGATTATGGAGATCAGTTAGCAGAAGCAGAGAAAGGTATTGATAGATAG